One Bacillus spongiae genomic region harbors:
- the pdxT gene encoding pyridoxal 5'-phosphate synthase glutaminase subunit PdxT, whose amino-acid sequence MMKIGVLGLQGAVREHVRSIEVCGAEAVVIKRAEQLEEIDGLIMPGGESTTMRRLIDRYHFMEPLRQFAKQGKPMFGTCAGLILMAKEVVDYNEPHLGLLDVTVERNSFGRQKESFEAPLLINEIADDFVAVFIRAPHIVSVGKNVKVLAEHEGRIVAAREGQYLGCSFHPELTNDHRITQYFLNMVQEHKEVSA is encoded by the coding sequence ATGATGAAGATTGGAGTACTTGGACTACAAGGTGCCGTGCGAGAGCACGTACGTTCCATTGAGGTATGTGGAGCAGAGGCAGTTGTCATCAAAAGGGCTGAACAACTTGAGGAAATTGACGGTCTTATTATGCCGGGTGGCGAAAGTACGACAATGAGACGTTTAATTGATCGGTATCATTTTATGGAACCTCTTAGACAGTTTGCCAAACAAGGAAAGCCGATGTTTGGCACATGTGCCGGACTGATATTAATGGCAAAAGAAGTTGTTGATTATAATGAACCTCATTTAGGTTTGTTAGATGTAACGGTTGAACGTAACTCATTTGGTCGACAAAAGGAAAGTTTTGAAGCGCCTTTACTTATTAATGAAATCGCGGATGACTTTGTTGCTGTCTTCATACGCGCTCCTCATATCGTGTCTGTTGGTAAAAATGTAAAAGTATTAGCAGAGCATGAAGGACGAATTGTCGCAGCACGTGAAGGTCAGTATTTAGGATGTTCTTTTCACCCTGAATTGACCAACGACCACCGTATCACGCAATATTTTTTAAACATGGTTCAGGAGCATAAAGAAGTTTCTGCATAA